A genomic segment from Aspergillus puulaauensis MK2 DNA, chromosome 1, nearly complete sequence encodes:
- a CDS encoding adenylate kinase ADK2 (COG:F;~EggNog:ENOG410PM98;~InterPro:IPR000850,IPR006259,IPR027417,IPR028586, IPR033690,IPR007862;~PFAM:PF05191,PF00406,PF13207;~go_component: GO:0005739 - mitochondrion [Evidence IEA];~go_function: GO:0004017 - adenylate kinase activity [Evidence IEA];~go_function: GO:0005524 - ATP binding [Evidence IEA];~go_function: GO:0016776 - phosphotransferase activity, phosphate group as acceptor [Evidence IEA];~go_function: GO:0019205 - nucleobase-containing compound kinase activity [Evidence IEA];~go_process: GO:0006139 - nucleobase-containing compound metabolic process [Evidence IEA]): MTLTARQLKKAARIILVGAPGVGKGTQTERLLSKFPELASISSGDLLRENVRNKTPLGLEAEATIQAGNLVPDSMILNLISSEFNTRGWLSQPSNPSRPPSISHSASFILDGFPRTASQATSLDSLVPINFVVHLVTPPSIILSRIGSRWVHEPSGRVYNTDFNAPKVPGKDDVTGEPLTQREDDSIDTWKQRLHKFEETSKALLQHYHRKGCLWRVEGNSSDEITPKLLAEFERKFC; this comes from the exons ATGACCCTCACAGCTCGGCAGCTCAAAAAGGCTGCGCGGATCATCCTCGTCGGCGCTCCGGGGGTGGGGAAGGGAACCCAGACCGAAAGATTGCTCTCCAAATTCCCTGAGCTTGCTTCAATCAGCTCAGGCGATTTGCTGCGCGAAAATGTCCGAAACAAGACCCCGCTGG GTTTGGAAGCAGAAGCGACAATCCAAGCAGGGAACCTTGTTCCTGACTCCATGATCCTCAACCTTATCTCCTCCGAATTCAACACCAGAGGCTGGCTCTCACAGCCATCGAACCCATCAAGGCCCCCATCGATTTCGCACTCGGCGTCCTTTATTTTGGACGGTTTCCCTCGCACCGCTTCTCAGGCCACAAGCCTAGATTCCCTCGTCCCCATCAATTTTGTCGTCCACTTAGTCACGCCACCCTCAATAATCCTCTCTCGCATAGGGTCACGCTGGGTACACGAGCCTTCTGGGAGGGTATACAATACAGATTTCAACGCTCCGAAAGTCCCGGGGAAGGATGATGTTACAGGGGAACCTTTGACGCAAAGAGAAGACGATTCAATTGATACATGGAAACAACGACTTCACAAATTCGAAGAAACGAGTAAAGCACTACTTCAACACTATCACCGTAAGGGCTGTTTATGGCGTGTTGAAGGCAACTCAAGTGACGAGATTACACCGAAGCTTCTTGCGGAGTTTGAGCGGAAATTTTGTTAG
- the ANT1 gene encoding putative peroxisomal carrier protein (COG:C;~EggNog:ENOG410PKE3;~InterPro:IPR018108,IPR023395,IPR002067;~PFAM:PF00153;~TransMembrane:3 (o12-32i79-101o121-144i);~go_process: GO:0055085 - transmembrane transport [Evidence IEA]) — protein sequence MAGQSKPTLSPWGSAVAGATGAVLANAMVYPLDLVKTKLQVQIKNADELEKPDSTDDVHYKSTWDAITKIMDKEGVEGLYSGMAGSLIGVASTNFAYFYWYSVVRTLYMSSKSVPKPPGTAIELSLGAVAGAVAQIFTIPVAVITTRQQTQPKNDKKGLIETGKEVVDSEDGWSGLWRGLKASLILVVNPAITYGAYQRLKDVIFPGKINLKPWEAFLLGALSKAMATIATQPLIVAKVGLQSRPPPARKGKPFKTFSEVMRFIIQNEGPLSLFKGIGPQILKGLLVQGLLMMTKERMELIFIVFFAYLKGLKDKKLRKVVDTAASKAQASRPATLK from the exons ATGGCTGGTCAGTCGAAGCCCACGCTCTCTCCGTGGGGCAGCGCCGTTGCGGGTGCGACTGGTGCGGTTCTTGCGAATGCTATGGTCTACCCTCTTGATCT TGTCAAGACGAAATTACAAGTTCAAATCAAGAACGCGGACGAGCTAGAAAAGCCGGATTCGACAGACGATGTGCACTACAAATCAACCTGGGATGCGATCACAAAAATCATGGACAAGGAGGGGGTAGAAGGCTTATACTCGGGCATGGCTGGATCACTTATCGGCGTCGCTTCTACAAACTTTGCCTATTTCTACTGGTACAGCGTTGTGAGAACGCTCTACATGTCATCGAAGAGCGTACCCAAGCCCCCGGGAACGGCTATCGAACTCAGTCTTGGTGCAGTGGCTGGTGCCGTTGCCCAAATATTTACGATTCCCGTTGCTGTTATCACCACGCGGCAGCAAACGCAACCGAAAAATGATAAGAAGGGTTTGATTGAAACTGGTAAGGAGGTGGTTGACAGCGAGGATGGTTGGTCCGGTCTATGGAGAGGCCTCAAGGCGAGTTTGATCCTCGTCGTGAACCCCGCCATCACGTACGGTGCCTATCAACGCCTCAAGGACGTCATTTTTCCCGGGAAAATCAACCTTAAACCGTGGGAAGCGTTCC TTCTCGGTGCTCTGtccaaggccatggccacAATCGCAACTCAGCCACTTATCGTTGCCAAGGTTGGCCTTCAATCGCGCCCGCCTCCAGCTCGCAAGGGGAAGCCCTTCAAGACATTCAGTGAAGTCATGCGGTTCATAATCCAGAATGAGGGACCCCTATCACTGTTTAAGGGCATTGGACCCCAAATCCTCAAAGGACTTTTGGTCCAGGGTCTCCTGATGATGACCAAGGAGAG GATGgaactcatcttcatcgtctttTTCGCATACCTCAAGGGCCTCAAAGACAAGAAGCTCCGCAAGGTCGTGGATACAGCGGCATCCAAGGCGCAAGCCAGCCGTCCAGCCACTTTGAAATAG
- the RIM13 gene encoding calpain-like protease PalBory (COG:O,T;~EggNog:ENOG410PMBU;~InterPro:IPR022683,IPR007330,IPR022684,IPR036213, IPR036181,IPR038765,IPR001300;~MEROPS:MER0005406;~PFAM:PF00648;~go_function: GO:0004198 - calcium-dependent cysteine-type endopeptidase activity [Evidence IEA];~go_process: GO:0006508 - proteolysis [Evidence IEA]): MSRPNAATQQSLVTRALKAEQDVSDASSQPQALEAAIDAAEHYMKALTLTTAPKDRNLLDAKCKEWLTRAEKIKEAEDWRSAARFRDKRSVARTPFSTRNLTTREEIILLEGAKLNGFIFPPWKVQYPFVCYDKPELHLSYLQRDIFAGWKRPLELLSEQVDAEETQLAPVMFVTGKTDLVQDLLTDCSVVASLCATTSRSERGLDEDLLPVVYPCIYNPTKRFLSPSGKYIFRFYFNGCFRKVIIDDRLPSSKTSRSLYVIDRNHGNFLWPALVEKAYLKLRGGYDFPGSNSGTDLWVLTGWIPEQVFLHNDEVTADQIWSSLFKSFHKGDVLLTIGTGKLTEREQKELGLVSEHDYAILDMKESKGRRQILVKNPWAGADTVYPALFAEPEPANNLASLSPGSFWMDCEKVLQNFENLYLNWNPELFAYQEDIHFTWDLSSGKGMAGCFVKNPQFAVSTERGGTVWLLLGRHFRTIESHASDEDDEDPFGFISIYAFKGGKRVSLSDGALHRGPYVDSPNTLMRLDIPPGTTYTAVVSEESLPPISQNFTLSAFSKSPVQISHAPNKYMCVTKIQSSWTPSTAGGNAESARYSLNPQFNIELIDPTDVSIVLEPSDPEHATHVKLFWSDGKRIARVRSRDIVADSGDYRRGGSLAEKKGLDPGKYTIVASTFAPDQLGPFTVWVSTNIPCEVRQLPPEAAGRRAVLSDIGILLPGQDRMLVPLQTPRLTRIKLIARSRQSTIGNRAVGPSPVLMTVELGQGPYKEILATSEDGDHSDSIAGVRVEDFDLQPGLEERGGVWIVLERIGGPGGQVEDHFEVEALGEERVELGEWIVEDA, encoded by the exons ATGTCCAGGCCTAATGCAGCAACGCAGCAATCCTTGGTTACCCGAGCACTG AAAGCTGAACAGGATGTCTCCGACGCATCGTCTCAGCCTCAGGCTCTGGAGGCTGCTATAGATGCCGCGGAACACTACATGAAGGCTTTGACCTTGACAACAGCTCCCAAAGATAGGAATTTGTTGGATGCAAAATGCAAGGAATGGCTTACACGTGCAGAGAAGATCAAAGAGGCTGAAGACTGGCGATCCGCCGCTCGATTTCGGGATAAACGCTCTGTGGCTCGTACTCCTTTCTCGACGCGGAATCTCACAACTCGCGAGGAAATCATCCTCTTAGAGGGCGCAAAGTTGAATGGCTTCATATTCCCTCCGTGGAAG GTTCAATATCCCTTTGTCTGCTA CGATAAACCTGAACTTCATTTGTCTTATTTACAGAGAGACATATTCGCTGGTTGGAAACGGCCGCTTGAGTTGCTCTCGGAGCAAGTAGATGCCGAGGAAACGCAGCTTGCTCCAGTGATGTTTGTTACTGGCAAGACAGACCTAGTGCAGGACCTCTTGACAGATTGCTCTGTAGTGGCTAGTCTCTGTGCGACCACGTCGAGGTCGGAACGCGGCCTTGATGAG GACCTGCTTCCCGTCGTATATCCCTGCATATACAATCCAACGAAGCGTTTTCTTTCGCCCTCCGGCAAGTATATATTCCGCTTCTACTTCAACGGGTGTTTTCGCAAGGTGATTATCGATGACCGTTTACCTTCGTCGAAAACCTCACGCTCTCTGTACGTGATAGATCGGAATCACGGTAACTTTCTATGGCCTGCTTTAGTCGAAAAGGCATACTTGAAACTCCGTGGAGGTTATGATTTTCCTGGAAGTAATTCTGGGACAGACCTCTGGGTGCTGACGGGCTGGATTCCCGAGCAAGTCTTCCTCCACAACGATGAAGTGACTGCCGACCAGATTTGGTCCAGCCTTTTCAAATCGTTTCACAAAGGGGATGTCCTGTTGACGATCGGAACTGGGAAGCTCACAGAGAGGGAGCAGAAAGAGCTGGGCCTTGTCAGTGAGCACGATTATGCTATACTGGATATGAAGGAATCTAAAGGGCGCCGCCAAATACTTGTCAAGAACCCTTGGGCTGGGGCTGACACTGTATATCCAGCACTCTTCGCGGAACCTGAGCCAGCTAATAACTTAGCTTCTCTCTCCCCTGGCTCGTTTTGGATGGATTGTGAAAAAGTTCTCCAAAACTTCGAGAACTTATATTTGAACTGGAACCCAGAGCTGTTTGCGTACCAGGAGGATATCCACTTTACATGGGATTTATCGAGCGGCAAGGGAATGGCCGGGTGTTTTGTCAAGAACCCACAATTTGCTGTTTCTACTGAGCGTGGTGGTACTGTCTGGTTACTCCTAGGGAGACATTTCAGAACGATTGAATCGCATGCCtcagatgaggacgacgaagaccCATTCGGATTCATAAGCATATATGCATTTAAAGGAGGCAAAAGAGTATCACTCAGTGATGGCGCGCTTCATCGAGGCCCATACGTCGACTCGCCGAACACTCTCATGAGACTGGATATTCCTCCGGGAACAACCTATACCGCTGTTGTATCCGAAGAGTCATTGCCTCCCATAAGCCAAAACTTTACACTTTCTGCATTCTCCAAGTCACCTGTGCAAATATCACACGCGCCCAACAAATACATGTGTGTGACCAAAATTCAAAGCTCCTGGACACCGTCTACAGCTGGAGGAAATGCAGAGTCGGCACGATATTCCCTGAACCCGCAGTTTAACATAGAGCTCATAGATCCTACGGATGTATCAATCGTGCTGGAGCCATCAGACCCAGAGCATGCTACCCACGTTAAGTTGTTTTGGTCAGACGGAAAACGCATAGCTCGAGTTCGAAGTCGCGATATCGTTGCAGATAGTGGTGATTATCGCCGCGGCGGCTCGCTAGCTGAAAAGAAGGGCCTGGACCCTGGAAAGTATACAATTGTCGCATCTACTTTTGCTCCCGACCAACTTGGACCCTTCACAGTTTGGGTTTCGACGAACATACCATGCGAAGTGAGACAACTTCCTCCGGAAGCTGCTGGGCGCCGGGCGGTGTTGTCTGACATCGGAATTCTCCTACCGGGCCAGGACAGAATGCTCGTGCCCTTGCAAACTCCTCGGCTGACTCGCATCAAACTGATTGCGAGGAGCAGGCAGTCCACAATTGGGAACCGAGCTGTTGGCCCATCGCCCGTGCTGATGACCGTTGAGCTTGGCCAGGGCCCGTACAAGGAGATCCTCGCCACATCAGAGGATGGAGACCATAGCGACTCTATAGCCGGAGTACGCGTGGAGGACTTTGATCTACAGCCTGGTTTAGAGGAGAGAGGCGGGGTGTGGATTGTCCTTGAGAGAATCGGGGGACCCGGGGGCCAGGTGGAAGACCACTTTGAGGTGGAAGCgctgggggaggagagggtaGAACTCGGAGAATGGATAGTTGAAGATGCATGA
- the LCL3 gene encoding thermonuclease family protein (BUSCO:EOG092644K0;~COG:L;~EggNog:ENOG410PI41;~InterPro:IPR016071,IPR035437;~PFAM:PF00565;~TransMembrane:1 (o51-68i)), protein MRWPPWSSKPQVPADTNDEQQYSLLPFASTNRSNEKSNSTLDWSAFTEPRTLIPTLVLTSAILGAARFHRSYLRRFPDAPSIPTSYFRNRSIFGKVTSVGDGDNFRLFHTPGGRLAGWGWLPWKTVPKEKKELRDNTVHIRLAGVDAPERAHFGRAEQPYAREAHEWLTSYLINRRVRVYLHRPDQYQRAVASVYVRRVFDFPIPFRRRDVSYEMLRRGLGTVYEAKFGAEFGGDATESKYRSAEWWAKLKGNGMWKGFRRNKEFESPREYKTRVGSEEQPNDKNGKK, encoded by the exons ATGCGATGGCCGCCATGGTCTTCTAAACCACAAGTCCCCGCAGACACCAATGACGAACAACAATACTCACTGCTCCCATTCGCATCTACAAACCGCAGCAACGAAAAGTCAAACTCAACACTTGACTGGTCTGCATTCACAGAGCCGCGAACTCTCATCCCAACATTAGTTCTCACCTCCGCGATTTTGGGCGCGGCGCGCTTCCACCGTTCCTACCTCCGCCGGTTCCCCGATGCGCCGAGCATCCCCACGTCGTATTTCCGCAACAGAAGCATCTTTGGCAAAGTGACGAgcgttggcgatggggataATTTCAGGTTGTTTCATACGCCCGGCGGGAGGCTTGCCGGTTGGGGATGGCTGCCCTGGAAGACGGTgccaaaggagaagaaggagttGAGGGATAATACT GTTCATATCCGCCTAGCAGGTGTCGATGCCCCTGAACGCGCGCATTTCGGCCGCGCCGAACAGCCCTATGCCCGGGAAGCACACGAATGGCTGACGTCGTATTTAATCAACCGCCGCGTGCGCGTGTATTTGCATCGCCCAGACCAGTACCAGCGGGCTGTAGCGTCGGTGTATGTGCGACGGGTCTTTGACTTCCCGATTCCATTTCGCCGTCGAGATGTGTCATATGAGATGCTCAGACGGGGGCTGGGAACTGTGTACGAAGCTAAGTTCGGTGCTGAATTTGGTGGCGATGCTACGGAGAGCAAATATAGGAGCGCCGAATGGTGGGCGAAGCTGAAAGGGAATGGAATGTGGAAGGGGTTCCGCCGCAATAAAGAGTTCGAAAGCCCGAGAGAGTATAAGACCCGGGTTGGGTCAGAGGAGCAACCGAATGACAAGAATGGGAAGAAGTAG
- the sec23 gene encoding GTPase-activating protein SEC23 (COG:U;~EggNog:ENOG410PGI6;~InterPro:IPR007123,IPR036180,IPR012990,IPR036465, IPR006895,IPR006896,IPR037550,IPR036174,IPR036175, IPR037364,IPR006900,IPR029006;~PFAM:PF04810,PF08033,PF04815,PF00626,PF04811;~go_component: GO:0030127 - COPII vesicle coat [Evidence IEA];~go_function: GO:0008270 - zinc ion binding [Evidence IEA];~go_process: GO:0006886 - intracellular protein transport [Evidence IEA];~go_process: GO:0006888 - endoplasmic reticulum to Golgi vesicle-mediated transport [Evidence IEA];~go_process: GO:0090114 - COPII-coated vesicle budding [Evidence IEA]), which yields MDYEALKDQWSDVEDRDGIRLSWNTFPSSRMEASRLVVPIGAIYTPLKERPDAPLLQYEPVTCKAPCRAVLNPYANVDVRARIWICPFCLMRNPLPPHYKDITESTIPPELHPMSTTIEYQLARPAPAPPIFVFVVDTCQEDDSLKAVKDSLIMSLSLLPPNALVGLITFGTMAQVHELGYAECAKSYVFRGSKDYNAKQVQEMLGLNTGVVRPNMPNVPQQPARPPLGAAARFLLPVQQAEFQITNMLEQLQRDPWPVANDKRPLRCTGVALSVAIGLLETSFQNAGAHIMMFTSGAATEGPGLVVSPELKEPIRSHHDIDRDNIKYYKKALKFYDALAKRAANNGHVVDVFAGCLDQVGLLEMKNLSNYTGGHMLLTDSFTSSQFKQSFVRVFDKDANDNLLMGFNASLEVLTTKELKVTGLIGHAVSLNKKSSSVGETECGIGNTCAWKMCGIDPSSSYGIYFEIANQGGPAAVQQGPQRGMMQFLTYYQSSSGHFHLRVTTVARNLSGPAGDPTLAQSFDQEAAAVLMARIGVFKAEVDDGPDVLRWVDRMLIRLCSRFADYRKDDPTSFRLEKNFTLYPQFMFHLRRSQFLQVFNNSPDETAFYRHVLDHEDVGDSLVMIQPTLDSYSLEHEGSQPVLLDSASIQPSHILLLDTFFHILIFHGETIAEWRKAGYQEQEGYENLKVLLDQPKEDARELISERFPLPRFIVCDAGGSQARFLLSKLNPSTTHTTGGYGGGVSSQTIFTDDVSLQTFMDHLMKLAVSGTS from the exons ATGGATTACGAAGCCTTGAAGGACCAATGGAGTGATGTCGAGGATCGTGATGGAATCAGGCTGAGCTGGAATACGTTTCCAAGCTCACGCATG GAAGCGTCCCGACTCGTCGTCCCTATCGGTGCTATTTACACGCCTCTCAAGGAGCGGCCAGATGCTCCCCTTCTACAATATGAGCCGGTGACTTGCAAAGCGCCCTGTAGGGCCGTTTTGAACCCTTATGC TAACGTCGACGTCCGCGCCCGAATTTGGATATGCCCCTTCTGTCTGATGCGGAACCCCCTTCCTCCACACTACAAGGACATCACAGAGAGCACGATACCCCCGGAACTTCACCCCATGAGCACGACAATCGAGTACCAACTTGCTCGCCCCGCCCCCGCCCCTCCTATCTTCGTATTCGTCGTCGATACCTGTCAGGAGGATGACAGCCTGAAGGCTGTGAAGGATTCATTGATCATGAGCTTGTCCCTACTCCCCCCGAATGCTCTCGTCGGTCTGATCACATTCGGTACTATG GCACAGGTTCACGAGCTTGGGTACGCCGAGTGTGCCAAGTCGTATGTTTTCCGCGGTAGTAAGGATTACAACGCAAAGCAGGTCCAGGAGATGCTTGGCCTCAACACCGGAGTGGTGCGCCCCAATATGCCAAACGTCCCTCAGCAGCCCGCTCGCCCGCCGCTTGGCGCTGCTGCACGATTCCTGCTACCTGTCCAGCAAGCCGAGTTCCAGATCACGAATATGCTTGAGCAACTGCAGCGTGACCCTTGGCCTGTGGCGAACGATAAACGTCCATTGAGATGCACGGGTGTTGCTCTCAGTGTCGCTATTGGGTTGCTCGAAACCTCTTTCCAAAACGCCGGAGCCCATATCATGATGTTCACAAGCGGTGCGGCTACAGAAGGCCCTGGTCTTGTCGTTAGCCCTGAGTTAAAGGAGCCTATTCGCTCGCACCACGATATCGACCGTGATAATATCAAATACTATAAGAAGGCATTGAAG TTCTATGATGCTCTTGCCAAGCGTGCGGCGAATAACGGCCATGTGGTTGATGTTTTTGCTGGTTGCCTTGACCAAGTTGGTCTTTTGGAAATGAAGAACCTCTCGAACTACACTGGAGGTCATATGCTTCTCACTGACAGCTTCACCTCATCCCAGTTCAAGCAGTCCTTTGTTCGAGTTTTCGACAAGGATGCAAACGACAACCTTCTAATGGGCTTCAATGCATCCCTCGAAGTACTCACTACAAAGGAGCTTAAGGTCACTGGCCTCATTGGTCATGCTGTCTCCCTGAACAAGAAGTCTAGCTCGGTGGGCGAGACGGAATGTGGTATTGGTAACACATGTGCCTGGAAAATGTGTGGAATCGATCCCTCTTCGAGCTACGGAATCTATTTCGAAATTGCGAACCAGGGCGGCCCTGCCGCTGTGCAACAAGGGCCGCAACGGGGCATGATGCAATTTTTAACCTACTATCAGAGTTCTTCCGGGCACTTCCATCTGCGTGTCACCACGGTTGCACGGAACCTGAGTGGTCCCGCTGGTGATCCTACGCTTGCGCAATCCTTTGATCAGGAAGCCGCCGCTGTCCTTATGGCACGCATTGGTGTTTTCAAGGCCGAAGTTGACGATGGCCCTGATGTCCTCAGATGGGTTGATAGAATGCTCATTCGGCTCTGCTCGCGCTTTGCGGATTACCGCAAGGATGACCCAACGTCATTCCGACTTGAAAAGAACTTCACACTCTACCCTCAATTCATGTTCCATCTCCGCAGAAGTCAGTTCTTGCAGGTCTTTAATAACTCGCCCGATGAGACCGCATTTTATCGCCATGTTCTCGACCACGAGGATGTTGGCGACTCTCTTGTTATGATTCAGCCTACACTGGACTCATATTCATTGGAGCACGAAGGCAGTCAACCAGTCTTACTGGATTCGGCTTCCATTCAGCCTTCACACATCCTTCTTTTGGACACCTTCTTCCATATTCTTATCTTCCACGGAGAAACTATTGCCGAATGGAGAAAGGCAGGCTACCAGGAGCAAGAAGGTTACGAGAATTTGAAGGTCCTTCTTGACCAACCAAAGGAAGACGCAAGG GAACTTATTTCTGAACGTTTTCCGCTGCCCCGGTTTATCGTTTGTGATGCCGGTGGTTCCCAAGCACGTTTCCTCTTGTCCAAGCTCAACCCGTCCACGACGCATACGACAGGAGGCTATGGTGGAGGTGTCTCATCACAGACTATTTTCACCGACGACGTGTCTCTGCAAACATTCATGGACCACCTTATGAA GCTTGCGGTCTCTGGAACGAGTTAA
- a CDS encoding DNA primase subunit PRI2 (BUSCO:EOG092626HU;~COG:L;~EggNog:ENOG410PIE0;~InterPro:IPR007238,IPR016558;~PFAM:PF04104;~go_process: GO:0006269 - DNA replication, synthesis of RNA primer [Evidence IEA]) — protein sequence MIRQEFNKVDPKRRAILDPKKKQFATPIFKQQDYPYRLNFYDTPPTAEITLEQFEQWAIDRLKILAEIEACSYRNKTAAETTAHITPLLQKFLPLSSNTSSRAGAADPRLRNERQKDHYSHFILRLAFAGTEDLRRRFARAETMLFRFRFQADDSRERRAFIDSLNLDWESVSDEERRGVSDHLVAATPGLRRSDEESWYKVDWEKVPELVERRAVFLSKGKAYVPEREQLSMIIAEFTARLERALELTSRALPRLDEDDRLSPILDHLSKNFGSAESVYSEGEGFVDGAPITAGSVDALSQHFPLCMRSLHMSLRKNNHLKHYGRLQYTLFLKGIGLSLEECILFWRQSFKGFTDDEFNSRYKYNIRHAYGDVGGDVNRRGRGYPPYSCQKILNDSNPGVGQTHGCPYRHYSVDNLVGLLQSTGVHDKELLRGVREDVEKTRYHIACNRVFEWAHKTEIKRAKEDGSASEIDLDTIVHPNTYFKRSYLLKQVGKAHRNG from the exons ATGATCCGCCAGGAGTTCAATAAGGTTGATCCCAAGCGAAGGGCTATCCTTGACccgaaaaagaagcaatTTGCGACACCGATTTTCAAGCAGCAGGACTACCCATATCGATTGAACTTCTACGACACACCTCCGACTGCAGAAATAACGCTTGAGCAATTTGAACAATGGGCCATTGACAGATTGAAAA TTCTCGCCGAAATCGAGGCATGTTCATATCGAAACAAGACTGCGGCCGAGACGACTGCGCATATCacacccctcctccagaaatttctccctctctcttccaaTACATCATCTCGAGCCGGCGCAGCAGACCCCAGACTCAGAAATGAACGACAGAAGGACCATTACTCGCACTTTATTCTCCGACTAGCCTTTGCAGGCACCGAAGATCTTCGCCGACGATTTGCGCGAGCAGAAACTATGCTCTTCAGATTTAGGTTTCAAGCAGACGACTCAAGGGAACGACGCGCATTTATCGATAGCTTGAACCTCGATTGGGAATCTGTGAGTGATGAGGAGAGGCGGGGGGTCTCTGACCATTTAGTCGCCGCGACGCCAGGGTTGCGCCGCTCGGACGAGGAATCTTGGTACAAGGTGGATTGGGAAAAGGTACCCGAATTGGTCGAAAGACGGGCTGTTTTCCTATCCAAAGGAAAAGCGTACGTACCCGAAAGAGAGCAGCTAAGCATGATCATTGCCGAATTCACAGCTCGACTAGAGCGTGCTTTGGAG CTCACAAGCAGGGCTTTGCCGCGACTAGATGAGGACGATCGTCTCTCCCCTATCCTAGACCACCTATCTAAGAATTTTGGAAGCGCCGAGTCCGTATATTCCGAAGGCGAAGGGTTCGTGGATGGGGCTCCGATTACCGCCGGTAGCGTCGATGCTCTTTCTCAACATTTCCCGCTCTGCATGCGCAGCCTTCACATGTCACTACGCAAGAACAACCATTTGAAACATTACGGTCGATTGCAGTACACTTTGTTCCTCAAGGGCATTGGTTTATCTCTCGAAGAGTGTATTCTCTTCTGGCGCCAATCATTCAAGGGCTTTACTGACGATGAGTTCAACTCGCGATACAAGTACAATATCCGCCACGCCTACGGAGATGTGGGTGGTGATGTCAACCGAAGGGGCCGCGGCTACCCACCCTATTCATGCCAAAAGATTCTTAATGATTCGAACCCCGGTGTTGGGCAAACTCACGGATGTCCGTATCGGCACTATTCTGTCGATAACTTAGTTGGGCTTCTTCAGTCTACTGGTGTGCACGATAAGGAACTGCTGCGCGGAGTACGAGAGGATGTGGAAAAGACTCGGTACCATATTGCCTGCAACCGAGTTTTCGAGTGGGCTCATAAGACTGAAATCAAGAGAGCCAAAGAAGACGGCTCCGCGAGCGAAATCGATCTCGATACCATAGTCCATCCCAACACCTACTTCAAGCGCAGCTATCTGCTTAAGCAGGTTGGGAAGGCACATAGAAATGGCTAG